A window of Zingiber officinale cultivar Zhangliang chromosome 5A, Zo_v1.1, whole genome shotgun sequence contains these coding sequences:
- the LOC121979440 gene encoding zinc finger BED domain-containing protein RICESLEEPER 2-like, producing the protein MSTPHISTEDSAASPILLEIEPSANNTNEATQNNNEQQPDTVDEDDESPYAPKKRKRTSKVWDDFKEVTLPDGTIKAECIYCKHRLTINKTGVTSHFLRHLKGCMRKQISDKGQKNISVTTTIVESETVNAVQNFKYDHGKIREILSHMIIVHELPFLFSEYEMFNLLMRTATPYYQKISRATMKKDCTTSYEIEKKKVMESLKDVNRVSVTTDLWKSDQKVSYMVVTCHYVDSSWNLQKRNLNFLDVPPPHNGVSICDVLNKCLVEWEIENKVWSITVDNASYNDVAVRMLKDKLSYKNNLPLGGKLFHVRCCAHILNLLVQDGLSEIQDIIFNVRESVKHIAASETRVNIFSEISKQLKLSSKKLVLDCCTRWNATFCMVSAALEFKDVFPRYAARDATYTFLPSEEDWKKLLNEASADEGSFIVEMVNKMKTKFDKYWGDSNLLISIATVLDPRNKMKLIEWCFPEIYSVGDTIEHISMVRETLHMLCNEYVEAHKTSVDSSNVQSETQRESSIGRSNLNGRGRVASESAFSVGGRIIDPHRASLGTDTVQILLCASDWLRAHYGMKKKSKFGSCGYACVDISTGDFNELDFELDYVHNELELDYVHNELEPNELKLKPNKLV; encoded by the exons ATGTCAACTCCACACATATCAACTGAAGATTCGGCTGCAAGTCCTATTTTGTTAGAAATTGAACCTTCAGCAAATAATACCAATGAAGCAACTCAAAACAATAATGAACAGCAACCCGACACCGTTGATGAAGACGATGAAAGTCCATAtgctccaaagaaaagaaaacggACATCCAAAGTGTGGGATGACTTTAAAGAGGTTACTCTTCCGGATGGAACAATAAAGGCTGAATGTATTTATTGTAAACATCGGCTCACAATTAATAAGACTGGTGTTACATCCCATTTTTTGAGGCACCTCAAGGGTTGTATGAGGAAGCAGATTAGTGATAAAGGTCAAAAAAATATTAGTGTCACTACAACTATTGTTGAATCAGAAACTGTTAATGCTGTCCAGAATTTCAAGTATGATCATGGGAAGATTAGGGAGATTCTTTCTCACATGATCATTGTTCATGAGTTGCCATTCCTTTTCTCTGAATATGAAATGTTCAATTTATTGATGAGGACCGCAACTCCATATTATCAGAAGATTAGTCGTGCTACTATGAAAAAAGATTGTACgacttcttatgaaattgagaagaAAAAAGTTATGGAATCATTAAAAGATGTGAATAGGGTTAGTGTGACTACTGATTTATGGAAGTCAGATCAGAAGGTTTCATATATGGTTGTCACCTGTCACTATGTGGACTCTAGTTGGAATTTGCAAAAGCGGAATCTAAATTTTTTAGATGTTcctccacctcataatggtgtttCTATTTGTGATGTGTTAAATAAGTGCTTGGTTGAATGGGAAATTGAGAATAAGGTATGGTCAATTACAGTTGATAATGCTAGCTATAATGATGTAGCTGTGAGGATGTTGAAGGATAAACTCTCCTATAAAAATAATCTTCCTCTTGGTGGTAAATTATTTCATGTAAGATGTTGTGCACACATCTTGAATCTTTTGGTGCAAGATGGGTTATCTGAGATTCAAGATATTATTTTCAATGTGCGTGAAAGTGTGAAACATATAGCTGCCTCAGAAACTCGTGTTAATATATTTAGTGAAATTTCAAAGCAATTGAAACTATCTTCGAAGAAACTTGTTTTGGATTGTTGCACAAGGTGGAATGCCACATTTTGTATGGTATCAGCTGCTTTAGAGTTCAAAGACGTTTTCCCTAGATATGCAGCAAGGGATGCAACTTATACTTTTTTGCCAAGTGAGGAGGATTGGAAGAAG TTGTTAAATGAAGCAAGTGCAGATGAAGGAAGTTTCATAGTAGAAATGGTTAACAAGATGAAGACTAAATTTGATAAATATTGGGGTGATAGCAACTTATTGATCTCTATAGCAACAGTTTTAGATCCAAGGAACAAGATGAAGTTGATTGAATGGTGTTTTCCAGAGATATATTCAGTTGGTGATACAATTGAGCACATTTCTATGGTTCGTGAGACATTACACATGTTGTGTAATGAGTATGTTGAAGCTCATAAAACTAGTGTTGACAGTAGCAATGTTCAAAGTGAAACTCAAAGAGAAAGTTCTATTGGTCGGAGTAATTTAAATGGAAGAGGAAGAG TTGCTTCTGAATCGGCTTTTAGTGTCGGTGGTAGGATAATTGATCCTCATCGTGCCTCTTTGGGAACAGATACAGTCCAAATATTGCTCTGTGCATCAGATTGGTTGCGTGCTCATTATGGAATGAAGAAAAAATCAAAG TTTGGTTCGTGTGGCTATGCATGTGTTGACATTTCTACAG GTGATTTTaacgagctcgatttcgagctcgattATGTGCATAACGAGCTCGAGCTTGATTATGTGCATAATGAGCTCGAGCCTAACGAGCTCAAGCTCAAGCCTAACAAGCTTGTTTAA